A section of the Pygocentrus nattereri isolate fPygNat1 chromosome 18, fPygNat1.pri, whole genome shotgun sequence genome encodes:
- the rnft1 gene encoding E3 ubiquitin-protein ligase RNFT1 has product MKLRPQYDRRAFSESRRILKPRESTVMPTELNSHDGSGLSLALQPGHLTRTPAAAVSISQELDELQVAGGSTTGESSGRPASRRPRGGAHGYRHPHSHSHSHSHGPGTAHTQLDPEAERSSAEQDSGESSASFSELRYLFHWLQKSLPFIIILSAKLIIQHALGLAVGVGLFTTFLYVNKNIQTQVFLQDRRSKLQCLWLLSFLVASSLLFYYTFQTESLYYCLILINPHVEHLDFWEVLWAVGVTSFIVKFVFMGFKCLILLLPSPVMVYRRRAQWYMFIEEISQIYQVIAPMPPWFRYLVSSLEVDGSVGLTLGVLLALLYLILKLLGLYSHWGSLKKTVRAFLSYDVNGAPATQSQCTEAGDICPICQSDFKQPRVLLCQHIFCEECIALWFNQEKTCPLCRTIITDKVYKWKDGATSPYLQIY; this is encoded by the exons ATGAAACTCCGGCCTCAGTATGACAG GAGAGCTTTTAGCGAGTCCAGAAGAATATTGAAACCGAGGGAATCGACTGTGATGCCGACCGAACTGAACTCTCACGATGGAAGCGGTTTATCTTTAGCTTTGCAACCCGGACACCTTACCAGGACACCAGCGGCAGCAGTGTCCATCTCCCAGGAGCTCGACGAACTCCAAGTGGCAGGCGGCAGCACAACCGGAGAGAGCAGCGGGCGACCTGCTTCTCGGAGACCACGAGGGGGAGCTCACGGTTACCGTCACCCTCATTCCCATTCCCATTCTCATTCTCACGGCCCCGGCACAGCTCACACACAGCTGGATCCCGAAGCAGAGCGATCTAGTGCTGAGCAAGACTCCGGAGAATCCAGCGCGTCTTTCTCTGAGCTACGCTACCTGTTCCATTGGCTGCAGAAAAGTCTTCCTTTCATCATCATTCTTAGTGCAAAACTTATTATACAACATGCCCTAG GGCTGGCTGTTGGAGTTGGTCTGTTTACAACTTTTCTGTACGTGAATAAAAACATCCAAACACAGGTTTTTCTCCAG GACCGGAGGTCAAAGCTTCAGTGTTTATGGCTTCTGTCTTTCCTGGTAGCCTCTTCCCTGCTTTTCTACTACACATTTCAGACAGAGTCACTTTACTACTG CCTCATCCTTATCAACCCCCATGTTGAGCACCTGGATTTCTGGGAGGTTTTATGGGCTGTTGGTGTGACCAGTTTCATTGTGAAGTTTGTTTTCATGGGATTCAAGTGCCTTATTCTTCTCCTCCCTTCCCCTGTCATGGTGTACAGAAGACGG gCTCAGTGGTACATGTTCATAGAAGAGATTAGTCAAATATATCAGGTAATTGCACCTATGCCTCCTTGGTTCCGCTATCTGGTCAGCTCCCTGGAAGTGGACGGCTCTGTGGGATTGACCCTGGGTGTTTTACTAGCATTGCTATACCTCATTCTGAAG CTTTTGGGACTTTACAGTCATTGGGGATCCCTGAAGAAAACAGTCCGGGCTTTTCTCAGTTATGAT GTGAATGGTGCCCCTGCCACTCAGTCCCAGTGCACTGAGGCTGGAGATATCTGCCCTATCTGTCAGTCAGACTTCAAACAACCTCGAGTCCTGCTGTGTCAG CACATATTCTGTGAGGAGTGTATTGCACTGTGGTTTAACCAGGAAAAGACCTGTCCTCTATGCCGCACCATCATTACAGATAAGGTATACAAATGGAAAGATGGGGCAACGTCACCTTACCTGCAAATCTACTGA